The following coding sequences lie in one Micromonospora sp. R77 genomic window:
- a CDS encoding DNA polymerase domain-containing protein, translated as MATTAVEEIRVGERLVRVSSPDKPYFPELGLTKLDVVRYFLAVGDGILRALRDRPTMLERWPRGVFEGAKIGTRQDNRGDAFYQKRLPAGAPDWVRTAHLTFPSGRTADEVAPSELAVVAWAVNLGTLRFHPWPVSKADVDRPDQLRIDLDPMPGVEFAQVVPVAHEVRAFLDELGLVGYPKTTGGRGLHVYLSIEPRWSFGECRRAVLALGREMERRLPELVTTTWWREQRDRPVFVDYNQMARDHTMTSAYSIRPTPRALVSAPLTWAELDDARPEDFDVVRMPARFAEHGDPHAGLDERRFSLEPLLELADREGLEAPPER; from the coding sequence GTGGCGACCACGGCTGTCGAGGAGATCCGGGTGGGGGAGCGGCTGGTCCGCGTCTCCAGCCCCGACAAGCCGTACTTTCCGGAGCTGGGCCTGACCAAGCTGGACGTGGTCCGCTACTTCCTCGCCGTCGGCGACGGCATCCTGCGCGCGCTGCGGGACCGGCCGACCATGCTGGAACGCTGGCCGCGCGGCGTCTTCGAAGGCGCGAAGATCGGCACCCGGCAGGACAACCGGGGGGACGCGTTCTATCAGAAGCGGCTGCCGGCCGGCGCGCCCGACTGGGTACGCACCGCGCACCTGACCTTCCCCAGTGGTCGGACCGCCGACGAGGTGGCCCCGAGCGAGCTGGCGGTGGTGGCCTGGGCGGTCAACCTCGGCACGCTGCGCTTCCACCCGTGGCCGGTGTCGAAGGCCGACGTCGACCGTCCGGACCAGCTCCGGATCGACCTCGACCCGATGCCGGGGGTGGAGTTCGCCCAGGTGGTGCCGGTGGCGCACGAGGTGCGCGCGTTCCTCGACGAGCTGGGCCTGGTCGGTTACCCGAAGACGACCGGCGGCCGGGGACTGCACGTCTATCTCTCCATCGAGCCGCGTTGGAGCTTCGGGGAGTGCCGGCGGGCGGTGCTGGCGCTGGGCCGCGAGATGGAGCGCCGACTGCCGGAGCTGGTCACCACCACCTGGTGGCGGGAGCAGCGGGACCGGCCGGTCTTCGTCGACTACAACCAGATGGCCCGCGACCACACCATGACCTCGGCGTACTCGATCCGGCCCACCCCCCGCGCGCTGGTCTCCGCGCCGCTGACCTGGGCGGAGCTGGACGACGCGCGGCCGGAGGACTTCGACGTGGTGCGCATGCCGGCCCGGTTCGCCGAGCACGGCGACCCGCACGCCGGCCTGGACGAGCGCCGCTTCTCCCTGGAGCCGCTGCTGGAGTTGGCCGACCGTGAGGGTCTGGAGGCTCCGCCGGAGCGGTGA
- a CDS encoding Lrp/AsnC family transcriptional regulator, which produces MSQETGTTPGPADGTGRSAGPLDEVDRRILDELVRDGRLSIRTLAERVHVSRTNAYARVERLLRDGVLTGFRAQVAPEQAGLGTSAYIALTIQQNTWREVSAELARVRYVEHVALLSGEHDVLALVRAPDNATLRDVVLDRVQGIAGVLSTRSWLVFEEFDGTLSPWE; this is translated from the coding sequence ATGAGCCAGGAGACCGGCACCACACCGGGCCCGGCGGACGGCACGGGACGTTCGGCCGGGCCCCTGGACGAGGTGGACCGGCGGATCCTCGACGAACTGGTCCGGGACGGCCGGCTCTCCATCCGTACGCTCGCCGAACGGGTGCACGTGTCGCGGACCAACGCCTACGCCCGGGTGGAGCGGCTGCTGCGGGACGGGGTGCTCACCGGCTTCCGGGCCCAGGTCGCCCCGGAGCAGGCCGGGCTGGGCACGTCGGCGTACATCGCGTTGACGATCCAGCAGAACACCTGGCGGGAGGTGTCGGCGGAGCTGGCCCGGGTGCGCTACGTCGAGCACGTGGCGCTGCTCAGCGGCGAGCACGACGTGCTGGCCCTGGTCCGGGCGCCCGACAACGCCACCCTGCGGGACGTGGTGCTGGACCGGGTCCAGGGCATCGCCGGGGTGCTCTCCACCCGCAGTTGGCTGGTCTTCGAGGAGTTCGACGGCACGCTGAGCCCCTGGGAGTAG